One window from the genome of Hippopotamus amphibius kiboko isolate mHipAmp2 chromosome 13, mHipAmp2.hap2, whole genome shotgun sequence encodes:
- the LOC130835258 gene encoding MORF4 family-associated protein 1 has protein sequence MRPLDVVELAEPEEVEVLEPEEDFEQFLLPVINEMREDIAALTRERGRAYLRNRSKLWEMDNMLVQIKTQVEASEESALNHLQGPDGGGEGRGARRCEKAEEKAKEIAKMAEMLVELVRRIEKSESS, from the coding sequence ATGCGGCCCTTGGACGTCGTGGAGCTGGCGGAGCCGGAGGAGGTGGAGGTGCTGGAGCCCGAGGAGGACTTCGAGCAGTTCCTGCTGCCGGTCATCAACGAGATGCGCGAGGACATCGCGGCGCTGACGCGCGAGCGCGGGCGCGCCTACCTGCGCAACCGCAGCAAGCTCTGGGAGATGGACAATATGCTCGTCCAGATCAAGACGCAGGTGGAGGCCTCGGAGGAGAGCGCGCTCAACCACCTGCAGGGCCCGGACGGCGGCGGCGAGGGCCGGGGCGCCCGGCGCTGCGAGAAGGCGGAGGAGAAGGCCAAGGAGATCGCGAAGATGGCAGAGATGCTGGTGGAGCTGGTGCGGCGGATAGAGAAGAGCGAGTCGTCCTGA